The proteins below come from a single Gimesia chilikensis genomic window:
- a CDS encoding DUF1559 family PulG-like putative transporter, producing MREWFTPLEVIITTLCVALLTVILLPGMLVARDSAREQSCQDSLRQLGTAFLEYEKVHGGLPPRRSGFNDGNAYGGWGGFILPHLLTDNQATAYDTRFDFFDPRNKQIVETQLPVFLCPASPAERFVQIQSQASTKSLNPNKETVYTCKAAAVDFITSNGVQMARSGYGINAMGKNGRIGNQRQPMTDNQDLPLSKVTDGLSNTLLLIEQAGRPAAWYNREKQPGDGQFGMSPNARGAWAGWGSISFGAVNPETGQRPPRGDSTDCSVNCNNWLGIYGFHNEGGNVLFCDGSVRLIGKKLDPLTFAYLTIRDDGHLIQHDDF from the coding sequence ATGCGAGAGTGGTTTACCCCTCTGGAAGTCATCATCACGACCCTTTGTGTCGCACTCCTGACTGTCATTCTACTGCCCGGTATGCTCGTCGCCCGGGATTCCGCACGGGAACAATCCTGTCAGGACAGCCTGCGTCAGTTGGGAACGGCTTTCCTCGAGTACGAAAAAGTCCACGGCGGCCTGCCTCCCCGTCGTTCCGGGTTCAATGACGGCAATGCTTACGGCGGCTGGGGTGGTTTCATCCTGCCGCACCTCTTGACAGACAACCAGGCGACCGCCTACGACACGCGATTTGATTTCTTTGATCCCCGCAACAAACAGATTGTCGAAACGCAACTACCGGTCTTCCTCTGCCCCGCCAGTCCCGCAGAGCGATTCGTACAGATTCAGTCACAGGCTTCAACCAAGTCGCTCAACCCGAACAAGGAAACTGTCTATACCTGCAAAGCCGCAGCCGTCGATTTCATCACGTCGAATGGTGTGCAGATGGCCCGAAGTGGCTACGGCATCAACGCGATGGGCAAAAACGGGCGTATCGGCAATCAGCGTCAGCCCATGACCGACAACCAGGATCTTCCCCTTTCAAAAGTAACGGACGGGCTTTCGAACACACTCCTGCTGATCGAACAGGCGGGACGTCCAGCGGCCTGGTACAACCGGGAGAAACAGCCCGGCGATGGACAGTTCGGCATGAGTCCTAACGCACGAGGTGCCTGGGCCGGCTGGGGATCGATTTCCTTTGGTGCAGTCAACCCGGAAACCGGACAACGCCCCCCGAGAGGTGACAGCACCGATTGCAGCGTCAACTGCAACAACTGGCTGGGGATCTACGGTTTTCACAATGAAGGCGGTAACGTTTTATTTTGCGACGGCAGCGTGCGACTCATCGGAAAAAAACTCGATCCGCTCACCTTCGCTTACCTCACCATTCGAGATGACGGGCACCTGATTCAACATGACGACTTTTAA
- a CDS encoding PP2C family protein-serine/threonine phosphatase, translating to MPPVKRTIRFQLLLVVNMVLGIFVVVFLLFSYQRDLAARLNDKRIALEEEAATILPTILEMQQEEQTEIQKYINTIHRQMQEIHAPEHHILIIFEKPERPAISDAGQSEELITAIRLAARSPGKLTHFHNSEIVVGTFNEGGITVSVSETVDNLYGDVLSEVLNRLTGFIVLAFITGIMINLALTYIVTRPLDQLMQTVQLIGQGELGTQSETFHSMELNYLTHEINAMSTSLAAVEKVRQRQMNKARMIQENLHPQKINVPGLDVATIYHPADEVGGDYYDVLHLEDGAWLFCVADITGHGISAAMSAAVLKTLLIQACEHSSCPAEIMEFINRRFTVISPVGEFVSMQLISIHPETHAIEYASAGHEPACILSSTGDISESETTGLLVGIEQETSWNTICLQLNQGDRLLMLTDGVSETHSPTGEMFGRKRLTALLQKCQHQSVSETAEQIRSTLSRFRAGGAQQDDITLLLVEMRAPCSGSTTPAPEADHL from the coding sequence ATGCCGCCCGTAAAACGAACAATTCGTTTCCAGCTTCTGCTGGTCGTGAACATGGTTCTGGGGATTTTTGTGGTCGTTTTTCTGCTCTTCTCCTACCAGCGCGATCTCGCAGCCCGCCTGAATGACAAACGCATCGCTCTCGAAGAAGAAGCTGCCACCATCCTCCCCACCATTCTGGAAATGCAGCAGGAAGAACAAACCGAAATTCAGAAATATATCAATACCATCCATCGCCAGATGCAGGAGATCCATGCTCCGGAACATCACATCTTAATTATATTTGAAAAACCGGAACGCCCTGCCATCTCCGACGCAGGTCAATCAGAGGAACTGATCACAGCCATCCGCCTGGCAGCCCGTTCTCCTGGCAAACTAACCCACTTCCATAATTCCGAGATTGTGGTCGGAACATTCAATGAGGGAGGCATCACGGTCTCCGTCTCTGAAACCGTAGACAATCTGTACGGCGATGTCTTATCGGAAGTGCTGAACCGTCTCACCGGCTTCATCGTGCTCGCCTTCATCACAGGGATCATGATCAACCTGGCCCTGACCTACATTGTCACCCGTCCCCTCGATCAGTTAATGCAAACCGTCCAACTGATTGGACAGGGAGAACTCGGAACGCAGTCGGAAACCTTCCACAGTATGGAGCTCAATTATCTGACGCATGAAATCAATGCGATGAGCACCTCGCTCGCTGCAGTCGAGAAAGTGCGCCAACGTCAGATGAATAAAGCCCGGATGATTCAGGAGAATCTGCATCCCCAAAAAATCAATGTACCAGGCCTGGATGTTGCAACTATCTACCACCCCGCTGACGAAGTTGGTGGTGACTATTATGATGTTCTGCACCTCGAAGATGGTGCCTGGCTGTTCTGTGTCGCAGATATTACCGGTCATGGAATCTCAGCCGCCATGAGCGCCGCTGTACTGAAGACCCTGCTCATTCAGGCCTGTGAACATTCCAGTTGCCCGGCAGAAATCATGGAATTCATAAACCGTCGCTTTACTGTCATCAGTCCCGTGGGCGAATTCGTTTCCATGCAGTTGATTTCAATCCATCCTGAGACTCATGCCATTGAATACGCCAGTGCAGGGCATGAACCGGCCTGCATACTCAGCTCAACAGGAGACATTTCCGAGTCCGAAACAACCGGGCTGCTGGTCGGGATTGAGCAGGAGACTTCCTGGAATACAATCTGTCTCCAACTGAATCAGGGAGACCGCCTGCTGATGCTCACAGACGGCGTCTCCGAAACCCACAGCCCCACAGGGGAAATGTTTGGTCGCAAACGTTTGACCGCCTTGCTGCAGAAATGCCAGCACCAGTCAGTCAGCGAAACTGCCGAGCAGATCCGCTCAACGCTTTCCCGGTTTCGGGCAGGTGGCGCTCAACAGGATGACATCACGCTTCTGCTTGTGGAGATGAGAGCCCCCTGTTCCGGTTCCACCACACCTGCTCCTGAAGCGGATCACCTATGA
- a CDS encoding DUF1559 domain-containing protein, whose product MARLSTRKPRFGFTLIELLVVIAIIAILIALLLPAVQQAREAARRMSCKNNLKQIALAAHNYESAFRVLPPRRILSSGNRRGWGPSILPYLDQANLQGRYDFNKNFYDPENADNIKVPLKVFMCPSAPGPRPITVLVSGVSSEGIAGDYFGPNSFRSNLYGVSSLSGNNQITAMDDLPRTRKFRDITDGTTNTMLITEQAGRPDYYIRGIKQPSNAGLSQATSWGSWPSYQVFQVQVFGSDAVTRDGPGGTCSINCNNSQGIYSFHTGGAQAAFADGSVHMLSESIDANILFALITINGGEVIGEF is encoded by the coding sequence GTGGCCCGATTGTCCACCAGAAAACCACGTTTCGGCTTTACGCTGATCGAACTGCTAGTTGTCATCGCCATCATCGCGATTCTGATCGCACTTTTACTTCCAGCCGTACAACAGGCTCGTGAAGCTGCGCGACGCATGAGTTGTAAGAATAATCTTAAACAGATTGCCCTCGCGGCGCACAACTACGAATCCGCATTCAGAGTTCTTCCCCCGCGCAGAATTCTTTCATCAGGAAACCGCCGCGGATGGGGTCCCTCAATTCTCCCCTATCTCGATCAGGCAAATCTGCAGGGACGATATGATTTCAACAAGAATTTTTACGACCCCGAAAACGCAGATAATATTAAAGTCCCCCTCAAAGTTTTCATGTGCCCTTCTGCTCCCGGACCGCGACCAATCACCGTTCTCGTCAGTGGTGTTTCATCGGAGGGCATTGCAGGAGACTACTTCGGTCCGAACAGCTTTCGCTCCAATCTGTATGGAGTCTCAAGCCTGAGCGGAAATAACCAGATCACAGCCATGGACGATCTGCCCCGCACTCGCAAGTTCCGGGATATCACAGATGGAACGACGAATACCATGTTGATTACCGAACAGGCGGGCCGTCCCGACTATTACATTCGTGGAATTAAACAACCATCGAACGCTGGTTTGAGTCAGGCAACCAGCTGGGGATCCTGGCCGTCCTATCAGGTGTTTCAGGTCCAGGTGTTCGGCAGCGATGCTGTTACCCGCGATGGCCCCGGAGGCACCTGTTCCATCAACTGTAATAACAGTCAGGGAATCTACAGTTTCCATACTGGTGGCGCTCAAGCTGCTTTCGCGGATGGTTCGGTTCACATGCTCTCAGAATCAATCGATGCCAACATCCTCTTCGCCCTCATCACGATCAATGGCGGGGAAGTCATTGGAGAATTCTGA